A part of Capsicum annuum cultivar UCD-10X-F1 chromosome 6, UCD10Xv1.1, whole genome shotgun sequence genomic DNA contains:
- the LOC124899348 gene encoding uncharacterized protein LOC124899348 produces MTRKGDNYAGKAPNDSTVYEANKDAKVDDDVVLNKELPSAVDVILSADTNEERLVSKDRSRNKSPQECVSAQRSPIGEACLHAGASKLLIPGDKSQTFCGRQNDICWAVNEAHGAQLAAEAIEMDKGYPVAEFEKFLRSSSPVICPSVNIRTCQACIRGQGAPLCRHEIPNISLGNLWQWYEKHGNYGLEVEAEEHKSSQQHGLKFSAFFVPSLSAVQLIKDNGTLGSIDVGDSGINKMSGSSPIEDFHKRFSVLVPQPRVENSSSLPKRHAVSDPTASSDCSDMDLHHQPAESKLSDDNEELLFEYFENEQPQNRKPLFEKIKELAAGGRTSSSRVFGDPSILQSARLPDLHPHSWFSIAWYPIYRIPTGNFRASFLSYHSLGQYVHRDQTLCTRGLDAGVVSPTVGLLSYNTQGECWFQPRHSAEHHPKEAVTLDSNAPSVLRDRLKTLEQTASFMSRAVRMNGAETLVNKHPDYEFFLSRRCRLY; encoded by the exons ATGACTCGTAAGGGTGATAACTACGCCGGGAAAGCACCAAATGATTCAACTGTCTATGAAGCTAACAAAGATGCTAAG gttgatgatgatgttgtctTGAATAAAGAACTACCTAGTGctgttgatgttattttatcaGCAGATACAAATGAggaaagacttgtttcaaaggaCCGGAGTAGAAATAAGAGTCCGCAGGAATGTGTGTCTGCGCAAAGATCTCCTATCGGTGAAGCTTGCTTGCATGCTGGTGCTTCAAAATTGTTGATTCCTGGAGATAAATCCCAAACATTTTGTGGTCGTCAAAATGACATTTGTTGGGCAGTGAATGAAGCCCATGGGGCACAATTAGCCGCTGAAGCTATTGAGATGGACAAGGGCTATCCTGTTGCTGAGTTTGAGAAATTTCTTCGTTCTTCCTCTCCAGTTATATGTCCATCTGTTAATATCCGTACTTGTCAGGCTTGTATCCGCGGTCAAGGTGCACCTCTATGCAGGCATGAGATCCCGAATATCTCTTTAGGGAACTTGTGGCAGTGGTATGAGAAACATGGAAACTATGGCTTAGAAGTAGAAGCAGAGGAACATAAAAGTTCTCAACAACATGGTCTAAAGTTCAGTGCATTTTTTGTTCCCTCTTTGTCAGCTGTTCAGCTCATCAAGGATAATGGAACTCTGGGTTCCATAGATGTGGGGGACTCTGGGATAAATAAAATGTCTGGGAGTTCACCTATAGAAGACTTCCACAAAAGATTTTCTGTTCTTGTACCTCAACCTCGTGTTGAAAACTCAAGCTCTTTACCAAAAAGGCATGCTGTCTCTGATCCCACGGCATCTTCAGACTGCAGCGATATGGATTTGCATCATCAACCAGCTGAATCTAAACTATCTGATGATAATGAGGAGCTTCTGTTTGAATATTTCGAAAATGAACAGCCTCAAAATCGTAAACCGTTGTTTGAAAA GATTAAGGAACTTGCTGCTGGTGGGAGGACTTCAAGCAGTCGAGTGTTTGGAGATCCATCAATCCTACAGTCCGCCCGCTTACCTGACCTGCACCCTCATTCGTG GTTTTCTATTGCATGGTATCCCATTTATAGGATACCAACCGGCAATTTTCGTGCCTCTTTTTTGAGTTATCATTCGCTTGGCCAATATGTTCACAGAGACCAGACACTTTGCACCCGTGGATTGGATGCTGGAGTAGTTTCCCCAACTGTGGGGCTCCTAAGCTACAATACTCAG GGTGAATGCTGGTTTCAGCCAAGGCACTCCGCGGAGCACCACCCGAAAGAAGCTGTGACCTTGGATTCAAATGCTCCTTCAGTTCTTCGAGATCGACTGAAGACATTGGAGCAGACTGCATCTTTCATGTCCCGAGCTGTGAGAATGAATGGTGCAGAAACACTCGTGAACAAGCACCCCGATTATGAGTTTTTCCTGTCTAGGCGATGTCGATTATATTGA
- the LOC124899622 gene encoding uncharacterized protein LOC124899622, with protein EKVSQLDQLEKLLDKKFSRLNIQPLNISDDFVQNLESNFTDNIESTQNTGDVISSELNKLKGMIKKQPGKKYADIPHMSTAYYPRLTPQDALIEEREWNQTNTSYSGFTGQLRGWWDNFLDDEKREAIFNSTNDNPGKDNLGRPLRAGRSDAVYTLMLTIIEHFGGRFTNQYENIRTLLNGLKCKHLGEFRWYKDTFLGRVMDLPESKYDHWKAKFIDGLPPLFAERVKKSLRGSYGEVQYSEKTYARQIKLDKLREKSQLGDFCERFGMDKPFVRKPQRYSKPNKSYRNKRSRHRTKEERETRKSLRKSTRFTKNRSKRELAKIKCYKCNQYGHIAPKCKLQKLKSLGLSEEVHDQVYNLLYTSDKVEQLKREIVSLKQNQMISDHRISKIEEKIIEIPETSFTSKGK; from the exons gaaaaggtttctcaattagaccaattagagaaactcttagataaaaaattctcacgtttaaacattcaacctcttaatatttctgatgattttgtacaaaatcttgagtctaatttTACTGATAATATTGAGTCTACTCAAAATACTGGAGATGTAATCTCTTCCGAGCTAAATAAGTTGaaaggtatgattaaaaaacaaccggGAAAGAAATACGCTGATATTCCCCatatgtctactgcatattatccacgcCTAACTCCTCAAGATGctctgatagaggaaagggaatggaatcagacaaatacttcttatagt ggatttactggccaacttcgaggctggtgggataatttcttgGACGATGAAaaacgcgaggctatttttaattCCACCAATGATAATCCCGGGAAAGATAATCTAGGACGACCTCTTCGGGCAGGACGTTCGgatgctgtctatacccttatgcttacaattattgaacatttcGGAGGAAGATTTACTAATCAATATGAAAACATTAGGAcccttcttaatggtttaaaatgtaaaCACTTAGgcgaatttagatggtataaagatacctttcttggtagggttatggatttacccgaaagtaagtatgaccattggaaagctaaattcattgatggccttccacctttatttgctgaaagagttaaaaaatctcttagaggatcttatggagaagtccagtattcagaaaaaacttatg ctagacagattaagcttgataaactcagagaaaaatcccaattaggagacttttgtgagcgatttggtatggataaacccttcGTACGAAAACCCCAAAGATATTCCAAGCctaataaatcctatagaaataaacgttctaGGCATCGAACCAAGgaagaacgtgaaactagaaaatcccttcgtaagtctaccagattcacgaaaaatagatccaaaagagaattagccaaaattaaatgctataagtgtaaccagtatggtcatatagctccaaaatgcaaattacaaaaactcaagtccttaggactttctgaagaagttcatgaccaagtctataatttattatatacctctga caaagttgaacaattgaaaagggaaattgtttccttaaaacaaaatcagatgatctccgatcatagaatttcaaaaattgaagaaaagattattgaaatCCCTGAaacttcttttacctcaaaaggaaaataa